Proteins from a genomic interval of Chloroflexota bacterium:
- a CDS encoding ABC transporter permease: MKLYQIVIKDILRRKRRVLYAAMGVVVGTMTVIGILTIAFAGEARIYNQLEKYGPNLTVIPAINNLDMRLGDLSLGTLTVGENFISEKTLPEIRQIADGEIRQALGIKDDGNIATIAPKLYINTELKGISVMVVGVDPLEEQKIKTWWRIQEGEYLQLADQALAGPVAAELLELNIGDKIALNGNDVTVAGILDESGSSDDYQVFVPIITLQKAFDKQGLVSSIDIRALCIACPVEVIADGINSSIPGVRAVAVKQVAAAEMDMMDKVNKFMLALAGITLVVGLFAVINTMMASVNERIKDIGIMRAVGASRNQIIKIFVYEAVIIGIVGGIFGYITGTLLAYIVGPLIFEGIAITYIPQYLPLSLTLATLIAVAATVYPAFQATRIKVADSFRAL, encoded by the coding sequence AACTATTGCCTTTGCTGGGGAAGCAAGAATCTATAACCAGCTGGAAAAATACGGCCCTAACTTAACAGTCATACCTGCGATAAATAATCTCGATATGCGGTTAGGCGATCTTAGCCTCGGAACTTTAACAGTCGGGGAAAACTTCATTTCTGAAAAAACCCTGCCTGAGATCAGGCAGATAGCCGATGGTGAGATAAGACAAGCGTTAGGTATCAAAGATGATGGTAATATTGCCACGATTGCTCCAAAACTCTATATAAACACTGAATTGAAGGGGATATCTGTAATGGTAGTCGGAGTGGACCCTCTGGAAGAGCAAAAAATCAAGACATGGTGGCGAATTCAAGAGGGTGAATACCTCCAACTTGCAGACCAGGCCTTGGCTGGGCCAGTAGCTGCTGAGCTATTGGAACTTAATATCGGTGACAAAATCGCGCTGAACGGGAATGACGTAACGGTCGCTGGAATTCTTGATGAGTCAGGTTCAAGCGACGATTATCAAGTTTTCGTGCCGATAATAACATTACAGAAGGCATTTGATAAACAGGGACTTGTTTCCTCAATAGATATTCGTGCGCTTTGCATTGCTTGCCCTGTAGAAGTCATCGCTGATGGCATAAATAGCAGCATCCCGGGAGTTCGAGCGGTTGCAGTGAAACAAGTAGCTGCGGCGGAAATGGACATGATGGATAAGGTAAATAAATTCATGCTGGCTTTAGCCGGAATAACACTTGTTGTTGGTTTGTTCGCCGTAATCAATACGATGATGGCTTCGGTCAACGAGAGGATTAAGGATATTGGAATAATGAGGGCAGTGGGGGCATCACGTAATCAGATAATTAAGATCTTCGTTTATGAGGCCGTCATTATCGGGATAGTGGGGGGTATCTTTGGCTATATTACTGGAACCTTATTAGCATACATAGTGGGACCACTGATTTTCGAAGGTATAGCCATTACTTACATTCCCCAGTACTTACCCCTTTCATTAACTCTGGCTACCCTTATTGCTGTCGCTGCAACTGTGTACCCTGCATTCCAGGCAACCAGAATTAAGGTGGCTGACTCCTTCAGAGCCCTGTGA